Sequence from the Nocardia brasiliensis genome:
ATCGCTGTGCCGGTGCGTATTTCCGGACGTGACGCGCCCGACACCATGCAGCTGGAGCCGACGCCGCCGTATCGGCCGCGCGCGATGGCGACCGGCGTGGAGGAGACGAGCCTGCCGAGGCCCGCCGCGGCCAGGCTGCTGCTCGACTATCCGACCCACACCTGGTTCGCGTGGACGCCGAACAAGCTCACGGTGCTGTCCTCGGGAGCGCTACCAGGGTTGGCGGGCAAGGAATTCGACGCGGCGGGCTTCCGCGCCGACTTCGGCCGCCGGGCGCCGTAAGCTTCGGTACCGGCGCGTTCTCGGGTCGCTCATCGGGCAATCCCTCAGCAATGAATCTTGTTCTTGGGGCAGTCGTATCGGAATTCGGTCACCCTTGTGGGGTGGAGCCCGAACAGTACCCGACGGCCACCTCGGCCGACGCCGTGGCCGCGCGGCAGAGCGCGGCATCGCACCGATCCGCGGGGGGAACCTGGTACGACCGCATGGTCCCGCAGTTGGAGAAGATGGCGTACGAGGTGTGCGACCAGCAAGCGGCCCAGCAGATCCACGAGATCAAGCGCCGCCACGCCACCTCGCTGTTTCCCGGCGACCTCGAGGCCTGTACCGGTGCGGACCTCGCACAGCTGCGCGCCGTGATCGGCGCGGTCCGCCGCCGCACCGAACTCGACGAAGACCCACCCGAGTGAACCGGGCTGCTCAATGGCGGCGCAGGCGCGCCGCCAGCCAGAGCACGACACCGTAGCCGAAGGCGGCGTCCGCGGCGGAAACCAAAGCGGCCGTGGGGAAGACGATGGCATGGCGCAGCCCCGCATCGGCCAGGGCGTGGATGCGGCGCAGGATCTCCGGGGGCGTGCCGATCATCAGCCACTCGTGCAGCACCTCGTCGGGCACCTCCGCGATGGCCGCGCGCACCTCGGCTCTGGTCAGCCGGTGCGGCATGAGATCAATGAGCCCCCGAAAGCCTTCGCCGAACGGATGTTTCGCGCCACAGCGGTCCCACACCGGGTGCGGTGCGAGCAGGCCGAGGTAGCGGATCGACGACGCGCGCAGCAACCGCTGGATGCCCGACTGCGTTCGCGCGGTGAGCATTTGGATCATCTGCGCGGGAACGATGGCGGCCGGATCGCGATCGGCGGCGCGGGCGGCGTTGTGCACCAGCCCAAGTCGTCGCTCGTACTCCTGCGGTGACTGGGTCTCCCACGGATACCAGCCGTCGGCGTAGCGTCCGGTCAGTTCGAGCATCCGTGGTCCGTGTGCGCCGAGCCAGATCTGGGGCATCCGGCCCGCAGGCGGGCGCAGATCCATCGGCGCACCGTCGATTCGGTAGTACTTCCCGGCGAAGTCGAGCGGTTCGGTCGAGGTGAGCGCCGCGCGGATCACCTGCAGCGCCTCCTCGAGCCGAGCGACCGGGCGATTCCAGGTGAACCCGTAGGGATCGAGGTTCTCTCGTTCCCCCGACCCGAGGCCGAGGATGGGCGGCGCCTTGGTCATGTGCGCGAGGGTGGCGAAGGTTTGGGCGAGCAGCACCGGATGTCGGCGATGCGGGTCCGCCACCCCGACGCCCAACTGCACCCGCCCTGCGCCCGCCGCCAGGTGCGCGAGCAGCGGAGCGTAATCGAATTGTTCGTCCGGGCTGCTGATCTGCTTCGCCTGCGGCGTGAATTCGGTATCCCAGATGGCCCGCGGGAAGATGCTGATCAAATGATCCGGGGCCAGCACCGAATCCAGCTTGCCGAGCCGGGCCATCCGCACCACGAAGCGCCCGGCGCTCAGCGGCGGGTTGACCCCGGCCATCGTGCCCACCGCGAATGATCGTGCCTCCGACACCGGCGTCCCCTCTCGACCAGCATGCCCGCGTCAGGCACCCACCCGATTATCCAGACCGCCACCGCACCCGTCCGGCGAATGCGCGGGTGTCGTTCAGCTTCTGGCGTCGGCGGTCAGCCGTTGTCCTGATCAATGGAAACGATTGTGCCGGTGCGGGCGTCGATCGCCACCTCGTAGCCGCCGCCCGTTCGCGTCATGACGTCGATCTCCCATTTGGGCGTGCCGTCGGAAGTGTCGAATTCGATCGATTGCACGGTCGCGCCCATCAGCGCGGTGCGTGCCGCGTCGAGCGCCTGCTGCTCGGTGACCGCGGGTTCCGCTGTGGCCGTCGCGCCACCGCCGATCAGCGCGACGGCCAGCGCCGCGCCGACCGTCAGTGTGCGCAGGTGAGAGCCGATGAACATGGTGATCCTCCTCAGTCGGTGACGCCGATGGCGCGATCCGAGACCGGTGGCCGCTGTCGCGCCCTTTCGCAGGGAACTACCACCGACGTTCGGTTGTATGCGTCCGGCCGGGAGCCTGGCGTCACGGTTGGCGGGTGACGCGGCGTTTCGCGCGGTAGGGCTGGACGAACATGTACCAGCCGGTGCCCATCAGGAGGAATAGCGGTGCGAGTGGCAGGTAGAAAATCCACGGGGCCGATTCGGTGGCTCCGAGTGCCGCGGCGACGAACGCGATGACGACGGTCACGGTGAACGTCATCGACATCCAGCGGTGCAGCTGCCGGTTGTTCTTATTCCAGCTCATGACCTTCTCCTTTGCGGGACGACGCGGTGCGTCGAAGGCAGTGCACTGGATTATCGCGACGGCCGAATCGATATGCCGTTCTTCGAGCGGCAAGTCGCGGATTTTCAGCGTGGGGGCTGGTTCATATCTCTATTCCACTGCGGGATTTCTATGCTGATCGGCAGCCGGAGCTCGGCCAGATAGATCAGGGCGGCCTGGCGCAGGAATTCGTCGAACAACCAGTAGGCTTCCGGCGCGAGCGGTACCACGGGCAGCAGTCCTTCGCGCACCGCGATGAACGGGCCCCAGCTCACCCGCAGCAGCGGATCCCAGACCGGTTCCCTGGGGATGGCCAATCCGTCGGCGATCCTGTCGCCGAGCAGGAATCGGGTGAACGCGCCGAGCACCGGTTTGCTCAGGACCGCGAGGTCGAGATGCACGCCGAGCCGCAGCAACCGATCGGCCAGGGCGGTGCCTTCCGGAGTCGGCGCGATGATCGGGTCGAGGACCTGTGCCGCCTGCGCGTCCGCCTCGGACCATGAGCCGGGAATGTACTCGTCGCGGACGCCGAGCAGGTGCGCACAGACCTGCCACGAGTGCAGGAACGCCTCCGACTCGTGCGCGGGAATAGGCACCTGCCACGCCCGCAGGTGCTTCATGACGGTGGTCGGCAGGCTGTGCCAGGTGACCATCAGGTCGTTCTGGCTGATCGGGATGTCCTCGGCCGCCGCGTGCATCCAGTGCGGGGACTGCGGCAGCAGATGCCGCACGGCGGCGTGCACCAGGCGGGTCTTGACGCACGTCACGACCATTTCGCCGTCGGGGGCATAGGCATTCGCGGTGCCGATGTCGTAGCCGAGCTTCGCGGTCTTGGAGATGCGGTCCTTCAGATCGTGACCGCCCTTGGAGTAATAGACCGCCCGCGCCTCCTTGGGGATGACGGTGCTCATCATGCCGCTGGCCAACCCGTACAGCACGCCGAGGTACAGCCCCCGCTTCTTGTTGAACTCGATCGCGGTGCCGAGCTTGCCCTGGTCGGTCCACGGCGGGAGCCTGCGCGCGTACTCCATGAAATCGCGTAGCTCCGTGGGCAATTCGGCAGGCAGCGGCTGGCTGTTGCGGGTCCAGGTGCGCAGCGCGTCGTTGACCCCGGCCACTTCATGGCGTTCCAGCAGCGCCGCGACCACCTGGTCTGCCTCGGGATCCCACACGGTCAGCGGGTCGGCGCCGGCGCCGCTGCCTGCCACCGAACCGTCCGGTGACCACGTCCACGGTTGCGCCCGTACCGGTGCCGTCGCCGCCAGCGCGCCTGCCGCGCCTGCCGCGCCGACCTTCAACGCGTTCCGTCTGCTGATTCGATCCATGGCGATACTCCTCGCTGAGTTGACGCCACCCTGTCGCGCCGGGCCGGAACGCGTCGCGCCGATCCGCGCTTAGAGTGTGAGAATTGTCATTAACTTATCAAGGCAGGGGCTGGTTCGGGTCGAGTTCGGATATTTCGGGGAATATCGATGCATAACTTGAATATCTGCTGCGACCGGCAGGTGCTTCTCGCGAAGATCTCCGTCCTGCTCTGTGAAGAAGAATCGATAACTTAGTGCTCCACTCGCCGC
This genomic interval carries:
- a CDS encoding PepSY domain-containing protein — translated: MFIGSHLRTLTVGAALAVALIGGGATATAEPAVTEQQALDAARTALMGATVQSIEFDTSDGTPKWEIDVMTRTGGGYEVAIDARTGTIVSIDQDNG
- a CDS encoding oxygenase MpaB family protein, producing MDRISRRNALKVGAAGAAGALAATAPVRAQPWTWSPDGSVAGSGAGADPLTVWDPEADQVVAALLERHEVAGVNDALRTWTRNSQPLPAELPTELRDFMEYARRLPPWTDQGKLGTAIEFNKKRGLYLGVLYGLASGMMSTVIPKEARAVYYSKGGHDLKDRISKTAKLGYDIGTANAYAPDGEMVVTCVKTRLVHAAVRHLLPQSPHWMHAAAEDIPISQNDLMVTWHSLPTTVMKHLRAWQVPIPAHESEAFLHSWQVCAHLLGVRDEYIPGSWSEADAQAAQVLDPIIAPTPEGTALADRLLRLGVHLDLAVLSKPVLGAFTRFLLGDRIADGLAIPREPVWDPLLRVSWGPFIAVREGLLPVVPLAPEAYWLFDEFLRQAALIYLAELRLPISIEIPQWNRDMNQPPR
- a CDS encoding LLM class flavin-dependent oxidoreductase — translated: MSEARSFAVGTMAGVNPPLSAGRFVVRMARLGKLDSVLAPDHLISIFPRAIWDTEFTPQAKQISSPDEQFDYAPLLAHLAAGAGRVQLGVGVADPHRRHPVLLAQTFATLAHMTKAPPILGLGSGERENLDPYGFTWNRPVARLEEALQVIRAALTSTEPLDFAGKYYRIDGAPMDLRPPAGRMPQIWLGAHGPRMLELTGRYADGWYPWETQSPQEYERRLGLVHNAARAADRDPAAIVPAQMIQMLTARTQSGIQRLLRASSIRYLGLLAPHPVWDRCGAKHPFGEGFRGLIDLMPHRLTRAEVRAAIAEVPDEVLHEWLMIGTPPEILRRIHALADAGLRHAIVFPTAALVSAADAAFGYGVVLWLAARLRRH